In the genome of Mogibacterium neglectum, the window CTGGTTATAGTGCTTGAATCTATAGGGGAATAAGGATATTATACAGAATACAGATTTTTTTGAAGGAAAAGGGTGGACATAATAATGGAAAATAAAGAAATGAAAGTTAAAGTTAATATGCCGGTACTCCCTGAGAGATTCGGTGGACACACAGTTACAGCAAATAGATTTGATGACATGATTCTAAAGCTCTTCGACAAGGAGCCTTATGGAATTAATTCTGAGATAAATCTCATCGCAGGAGATGAGAGAACTAATGTTGAAGTGGTAAGCGTAGATAGAGGAGGGCGTGTGATGAGCATAAGCCTTAAGGTGGGATATCCAGAGGTGTTTAGTCAGGGAGAAGTTCTGGTGAGACTTGCTGATGCAGTTGCTCCATACAAGTGTGGAATAGAGAAAATAGTGTAGACACTCGATAAATCACATGTAAACGTGATATAATCGATAGGCTCGTGCATTTACGAGAGAAAATGGAAATTAGGAAGGATATACTAATGAAAGATATTGAGATCAGAGAACTCTTCCGAAACAGAGAAGAGTATGCAGGTAAAGAGATTGTTGTCAGAGGCTGGGTGAGAGGTAATCGTGCATCCAATCAGTTTGGTTTCATCTCACTCAATGATGGTACCTTCTTCACTCCGCTTCAGGTTGTGTACGAGGCTTCGAAGATTGATAACTACGAAGAGATTTCCAAGGTGCACCTCGCAGCAGGTGTAATGGTGAAGGGAGTACTTGAGCTTACACCTGGCGCACAGCAGCCATTTGAACTAAAGGCGACAGAGATTGCTGTTGAGGCTGATTCACTATCGGATTATCCGCTGCAGAAGAAGCGTCACACTATGGAGTACCTTAGGGAAATCGCACATCTTCGTCCTAGAAGCAACACATTCTCTGCTGTGTTCAGAGTACGAAGCATCGTTGCTTATGCGATTCATAAGTTCTTTCAGGAGCGTGATTACGTATATGTGCATGCTCCAATTATCACAGGAAGTGACGCAGAGGGTGCTGGCGAGATGTTCAAGGTTACTACACTAGACCTAAGCAATCCACCTACTAAAGAAGATGGCTCTATCGACTACTCGCAGGACTTCTTCGGTAAAGAGACAAACCTCACCGTCTCGGGACAGCTCGAGGGCGAGGCGATGGCTCTTGCTTTTAGAAACATCTATACATTTGGACCTACATTCCGTGCTGAGAACTCCAACACAGCTAGACACGCATCTGAGTTCTGGATGATCGAACCAGAAATTGCATTTGCAGACCTCGCTGATGACATGGATGTTGCAGAGGATATGGTCAAATACATCATCAGCTACACGCTTGAACACGCACCTGAGGAGATGGAATTCTTCAATAAGTTCGTGGACAAGGGATTGCTCGATAGACTTCGCCATATAGTTAACTCAGATTTCGAGAGAGTTACATATACAGAAGCTGTTGAGATTCTTAAGAAAGCTGATAAGGACTTCCAGTTCCCAGTTGAATGGGGAATTGACCTACAGACTGAGCATGAGAGATATCTCACAGAGGAAGTATTCAAGAAGCCTATCTTCGTAATAGATTATCCGAAGGAAATCAAGGCTTTCTATATGAGACTCAACGACGATGGCAAGACTGTTGCGGCTTGCGACCTGCTTGTGCCAGGAGTTGGTGAAATCATCGGCGGAAGTCAGAGAGAAGAGAGGCTCGATGTACTTGAAGCTAGAATGGATGAGATCGGCATGAATAGAGAGCTATACGACTGGTACGTGGATCTTCGTAGATACGGTGGCGTAAAGCATGCTGGCTACGGGCTTGGTTTCGAGAGAATGATTATGTATCTAACAGGAATGAGTAATATACGTGATGTGATACCTTTCCCGAGAACGCCTAAGAAAGCGGAGTTCTAAAAAACAGAGTGATAGATTTAAAATTGAATGTTTAAGAGGTGATTATTGTATGCAGATATGTGTAACAGTAATCACTTTTTTTTCATAATTTTTTCTTGCATGTGTTAAAAACCTGAAAAAATGTGATATAGTGGACACAGTAATACTGATGTTTTGAAATTTTCACAAGTAAGCATATTTGAAAGGATATTGTAACCGATTATTCATATCTTAATCTCAAGCTTTGTTGACGCAGAGAGAAATTAATAAAGGGATGATTTGTAAAAGAAGCGCTTTTGTTGAGACATGTAGCGTTTTCGCTTTTCTAGACAAGACAATAGTCGATTGGGTGAAATATGTATTTGTTGCTGAAAAGGGAGAGACTAATTACAAAATGAAGTTATTATTTATTAGAGAGATCAAAGGAGGAGCGGAGTAATGAAAAGATACCATAAGATAGTGAAAATTGCTTTTATATGTATTTTTTCTTTACAGATGATTGTTTATGGGTTTATGCAAACTTCATATGCAGAAACACACGGAGCATCTATAAATACAAATGATAATAGTACGAATTCTTCCGTAGCACAAAGTGGCAATTTAGACAATACGCCGAACTTGTTGCAAAGCCCGCAACAAGGAGATCCTACTCAGAATATTTCACTTAAGGTAGGAACTATCAATAGCGGTAAATTCAGTACAAACAAAACGGATTTCTGGACAGATGAACCGATAGGAGCCGCAGTTGATATGGGAATATCGGGTTATGGAGTCAATATTTATAATGCGAAGCTCAAAATCACCGTACCGAAATCCAAAGGAATCAAAAAATCTCTCAAATTTACAGACTCTGTCAACGCTAAATTGAGTGAAAAGACGGAGGATGCGAATAATTGGTATATGACATATACCTTTGATCCTTTGACCGGAGCGAGTGCGGGAACGTATGCCTTGCCGTTCATTTTTGACTCGGCTACAACTGCGGAAAATGATGAGATAAAAGTTAAAGCGGAGCTTTTTGACGGAGACGGCAAGCTTCTGAAATCTGCGGAACACATTTATAAATCAAAGGTCCATAAGATGGACTCAAGACTTTATGTGCATGGACAGAAAAAATATGATAAGGCTAATAACGTGTACGTATATGATGCTGCGACTACAGTGGGACACCCTGATATTACAAACCCAAAAGATGGAGCAATCATCAGGACTATAGATGCATCGGTTAAATTGGATATGACAAACCAGGATGAGAGAGGCTTAGGTCATCCTAATCCTAAAAATGTTGAGATAGTTATTTATCTTCCACCTGAAGCCACTGTCCGTGATGGTATCCTTCCTAATTTATGGAAGTACGATAAAGCTACCAATACTCTTAGGGTGAATATTGATAAACCTAATTTTGTTAAGGGCGGTTTTGTTTCAACGGATTATTGTGATGGGTTCGGCAATACCCTTCCAGATATAATATTTAAGGGTGCGCCCATTAATAAAGTTTACACGTTGAAAGCGGAATATACTGTAAATAAGGGTGAAGTAGGAGAGTATCGACTTGCGGATCGTGAGCAAAGATTTAAATTTGAAGCGATGCCCTTTTCACAAAAAGGCAATATAGAAGTGTATAAAACTGGTCATGGGTATTCAGAATATAATCATGATTCTAAACTTACAGGCTATGAAAAGGGTCACAACTATTATTATATGAAATCTGGACGATATTTCATTGGGGATCATGAATTCACCAATGAAGGTATGCGCTACAGAACGCATATTAGAGCATGGAGCAACCGCTCTGGATTTGAAAAGCCTAATGAAGTTCAAATGGGACAAATATATGATATAACAACGTCGATAAGTGATGAACGTGTGCATTTTGTGGGATTTTCCGCAGGCTTTTTTGTTCCCGACGACTTAAATCCCGGATGGGAAGCTAGGCTTCAGAAAGCAAAGGATGATTTTTTGAAGACTCCAAATAAACTTTACGGAGTTGATAAAGATGGTGGTATGACTGAGATCGCCCAGAATGTTAGACTGTTCGAAAACGGCGCAAATAATTATGTGAAAATTAATGATCCAAGTAGAAAATTTGTAGCACTTAAACTCGTTTTTGATTCACCGATTGAGCTCGATAATATGTCTTTTGGGATTTACGATTATGTTAAACTTATGCCTGGAGAAGAGGCAAAATGGGATAATAAAGAGAATGGTAAGAAGCAGACTTATAGCGGACGTTCAAGCGTCACAGCAACGCTTAAGGGAGTCAGTATGCCTAAAACCGTATACGATGATGGAAAAGATGGAAAAGATGGATTTTTGAATGTAAGCCCTATCTATCCACTTATTGCGGCTTATCAGAGTCAAAATCAAAATGTGGTTTATGAGACTGGAGGTACACAGACGCCTTATATAGTAGGACCTGATCTTAGAAAAGGTAATTGGGGAACTTACAAGACAGCAAAAAATGTCAAATCAGTTACCCTTCTTCCTCCCGGATATAACTGTGGAAAAGATGAAAATAACAAAGCGGTTCCAGTATTCAAAGAGGCTCAAAAAGCTGGTAAAGATGGAATACTAACTCAGTGGAGAGAATTCGGAGAATCAAGGATAAAGGTTATCGAAAATTATAAAAAAACGGGTCGCACTGCCGTTATAGTGGATTATGGTGACGTTGATTATAATCAAACGCGTAAGGTAACGCTCAATATTGTTGCAACAAAGCAAGTTAGACATGGCTCTGGGATTGTTGATAATTATTATGTATATGATGATAATAATTATATTGAGCCATATACAAGTGGGATGAAATACACAGATAAACTTGATCTGGATAATGATGGTGATAACAAAGAAACTTTTGCGCAGGTTAAGAGTGAGCTCAACTTTATACTGCCATATGAGTTGATTTTGAATAAGTATGCCAAGTTACCAAATGATAATGCCGCAGGCGTTGTTGCGAACGCTGATCTCGGAGGGGAGGTCGACTACAATATTTCTGTGTATAATCAAACTATTCACACGGTAAAGAAATTCAGTGTGATTGATACTATGCCAACCAATGGGGATCATACTATTGTTGAAAATGATCAACACAAATATCCAGCAAGAGGTTCAAGTTTTTCAACGCCACTTCGTATGGCTCTTGAAGATTACGCCCCTAATAAGGAAGTAATGAAGCTTTTTGATGTCTTCTATCAGCTTTCGCCGCAGGGAAAGGATTTAGCGAGTGTAAGGGACGGAGAATGGTTAACAAAAGACCAGGTAAGTGATTTCAGTAAAGTGAAATCTTTTAAGCTTGTGCTCAAGAGTGGTCAGGAGATAGCCGCAAAGAAAGAATTAATAATTGCGGTACCGTCACGAGTTCCTTTCAATATGAAATTGAATGAGAAGAGCGACAGTGCCTTCAATACAGCAGCAATGTCAACTAATAATGTGGATTATCTGGAAGGTAGAGCTGCGAGAGTGAACTTCGTTACATACGGAATAAGCGGAAAGGTTTACTATGATGCTAACGAGAACGGTATATTTGATTCTGAGGATAAACCAGCGAAGAACGTAAGTATAACTTTAGTTAACAAAGCTACAGGCAAAACTGCGGTTATTCCGGACGGGCATAATACTCCTGTTACAGCGGTGACTGACTCCGAAGGGAATTACAGAGCTACGGTATATGATCGGGGTGATTATGTGGTTAAGTATTTATTGAATTCGGAAAATACCGAATTCAACCAGAATAAGACCATAGGACACGGGATATCCGAGGATGAAGTAAATAATAAGTCCGGAAACTCTATAGTGCCAGAAAGCATTTCTGCGGACAAACGTTCTGCATTCTCTGGTGATTTTAAGTTGAACCCCGCTAATAAAAAGTCGGTTCAAAACGCCGCTTTAGTAGGATATAACAATTTAAAAATAACAAAGACTGGCATGGACGGTAATAGGACGGAGCGGCTTAAAGATGTTGGCTTTACCTTATACAGAATAGAGAAGGAAAACGGCAAAGAAAAAGAAGTCAAGATTGAAGAATGCAAGACGGATCAAAATGGCGAATATGTATTTAAGAGACTCAAATTCGGAAAATACATAGTTAAAGAGACCTCAGCCGCTCCAACATATAACAACGACAATGCCGAAGGGAAAGTAATAGAGGTATCTGATTCGACAAGTGAATTCAGGATAGACTTTACAGATACCAAGATAAAAGGAAATATCAAGGTTCACAAAGTTGACGAAAACGGAAAACCTCTGAAAGGCGTGGAATTCACAATCAAGCAGAATGATCACATAATATCAAGGGCTGTCACTGACGAATTAGGTTATGCCAGATTCAACGATATTGCCTATGGTCAGTATGAGGTTATTGAAAGCAAAGGCATTAAAGGCTATGAGGTAAGCAAGGAAGTACATCAGGTTGAAATTAAGGAGACTGGACAGGTTGTGGAATTTGAAGTCGTAAATAAGAAAACTCCATATCAACCGCCTGAAAATCCTCCGAAA includes:
- a CDS encoding MSCRAMM family protein is translated as MKRYHKIVKIAFICIFSLQMIVYGFMQTSYAETHGASINTNDNSTNSSVAQSGNLDNTPNLLQSPQQGDPTQNISLKVGTINSGKFSTNKTDFWTDEPIGAAVDMGISGYGVNIYNAKLKITVPKSKGIKKSLKFTDSVNAKLSEKTEDANNWYMTYTFDPLTGASAGTYALPFIFDSATTAENDEIKVKAELFDGDGKLLKSAEHIYKSKVHKMDSRLYVHGQKKYDKANNVYVYDAATTVGHPDITNPKDGAIIRTIDASVKLDMTNQDERGLGHPNPKNVEIVIYLPPEATVRDGILPNLWKYDKATNTLRVNIDKPNFVKGGFVSTDYCDGFGNTLPDIIFKGAPINKVYTLKAEYTVNKGEVGEYRLADREQRFKFEAMPFSQKGNIEVYKTGHGYSEYNHDSKLTGYEKGHNYYYMKSGRYFIGDHEFTNEGMRYRTHIRAWSNRSGFEKPNEVQMGQIYDITTSISDERVHFVGFSAGFFVPDDLNPGWEARLQKAKDDFLKTPNKLYGVDKDGGMTEIAQNVRLFENGANNYVKINDPSRKFVALKLVFDSPIELDNMSFGIYDYVKLMPGEEAKWDNKENGKKQTYSGRSSVTATLKGVSMPKTVYDDGKDGKDGFLNVSPIYPLIAAYQSQNQNVVYETGGTQTPYIVGPDLRKGNWGTYKTAKNVKSVTLLPPGYNCGKDENNKAVPVFKEAQKAGKDGILTQWREFGESRIKVIENYKKTGRTAVIVDYGDVDYNQTRKVTLNIVATKQVRHGSGIVDNYYVYDDNNYIEPYTSGMKYTDKLDLDNDGDNKETFAQVKSELNFILPYELILNKYAKLPNDNAAGVVANADLGGEVDYNISVYNQTIHTVKKFSVIDTMPTNGDHTIVENDQHKYPARGSSFSTPLRMALEDYAPNKEVMKLFDVFYQLSPQGKDLASVRDGEWLTKDQVSDFSKVKSFKLVLKSGQEIAAKKELIIAVPSRVPFNMKLNEKSDSAFNTAAMSTNNVDYLEGRAARVNFVTYGISGKVYYDANENGIFDSEDKPAKNVSITLVNKATGKTAVIPDGHNTPVTAVTDSEGNYRATVYDRGDYVVKYLLNSENTEFNQNKTIGHGISEDEVNNKSGNSIVPESISADKRSAFSGDFKLNPANKKSVQNAALVGYNNLKITKTGMDGNRTERLKDVGFTLYRIEKENGKEKEVKIEECKTDQNGEYVFKRLKFGKYIVKETSAAPTYNNDNAEGKVIEVSDSTSEFRIDFTDTKIKGNIKVHKVDENGKPLKGVEFTIKQNDHIISRAVTDELGYARFNDIAYGQYEVIESKGIKGYEVSKEVHQVEIKETGQVVEFEVVNKKTPYQPPENPPKDNPKKGKHTHPTTSDTLDLLGWGVLLTLSAVAFVAIVKRRRVNN
- the asnS gene encoding asparagine--tRNA ligase, with amino-acid sequence MKDIEIRELFRNREEYAGKEIVVRGWVRGNRASNQFGFISLNDGTFFTPLQVVYEASKIDNYEEISKVHLAAGVMVKGVLELTPGAQQPFELKATEIAVEADSLSDYPLQKKRHTMEYLREIAHLRPRSNTFSAVFRVRSIVAYAIHKFFQERDYVYVHAPIITGSDAEGAGEMFKVTTLDLSNPPTKEDGSIDYSQDFFGKETNLTVSGQLEGEAMALAFRNIYTFGPTFRAENSNTARHASEFWMIEPEIAFADLADDMDVAEDMVKYIISYTLEHAPEEMEFFNKFVDKGLLDRLRHIVNSDFERVTYTEAVEILKKADKDFQFPVEWGIDLQTEHERYLTEEVFKKPIFVIDYPKEIKAFYMRLNDDGKTVAACDLLVPGVGEIIGGSQREERLDVLEARMDEIGMNRELYDWYVDLRRYGGVKHAGYGLGFERMIMYLTGMSNIRDVIPFPRTPKKAEF